One part of the Arthrobacter tumbae genome encodes these proteins:
- a CDS encoding patatin-like phospholipase family protein — translation MSETPRIGLALSGGGFRATAFGLGCLRALHDRDLLKHVRVVSGISGGSLLAAMWAYGPRGFVDFDASVVGLLRSGIQEELVRRTFTPWAMARNVGSAVSAGTNRQPRSRTRTDSLVAALQARPFGQRTLPEVSHTDLATVISATDMTSGNAVRFGSQVSSCSPYGEITNPVTVAEAVAASAAYPVLLPALTRDYTFRDRSGKASNRRVVMTDGGVYDNLGLSPLMPGRSPLHTDHVYDLDYLIAADAGPGRSERTAARFWPSRIKQTFEITHGKTQDASRARIHLAGETRQVRGFVHAYLGMNDRNLPVPVPDLVSRDAVERYPTNFASMTDTALSAISVRAEQLTRVLLSHYCPDLG, via the coding sequence ATGAGCGAAACGCCCCGCATCGGTCTGGCCCTGTCTGGTGGCGGGTTCCGCGCCACTGCGTTCGGCCTCGGATGTTTACGCGCCCTTCACGATCGTGACCTACTGAAGCATGTCCGGGTTGTCTCGGGGATCAGCGGCGGGAGCCTGCTGGCAGCGATGTGGGCATACGGGCCGCGGGGCTTCGTCGACTTCGACGCATCCGTTGTAGGTCTGCTGCGTTCGGGGATTCAAGAGGAACTGGTCAGACGGACATTCACACCATGGGCGATGGCCCGAAACGTCGGCAGTGCTGTCAGCGCTGGCACCAACCGGCAACCGCGCTCACGCACCCGGACTGACAGCCTCGTGGCCGCATTGCAGGCCCGACCGTTCGGGCAGCGCACCCTCCCGGAGGTCTCCCACACCGACCTGGCGACCGTCATCTCCGCCACAGACATGACCTCTGGCAACGCCGTTCGGTTCGGCAGTCAGGTAAGTTCGTGCTCCCCATACGGGGAGATCACAAACCCGGTGACGGTCGCCGAAGCAGTCGCGGCGTCTGCCGCATACCCGGTGCTCCTGCCAGCGCTGACGCGCGACTACACGTTCCGAGACCGCTCCGGGAAGGCCAGCAACAGGAGGGTGGTGATGACCGATGGCGGCGTGTATGACAACCTCGGATTGTCACCGCTGATGCCCGGGCGTTCACCACTGCACACGGACCACGTCTACGATCTCGACTATCTCATCGCTGCCGACGCAGGACCCGGCCGAAGCGAAAGAACAGCAGCTCGGTTCTGGCCGAGCCGCATAAAGCAAACCTTCGAGATCACCCACGGGAAGACCCAAGACGCCAGTCGCGCACGAATCCACCTGGCCGGCGAGACTAGACAAGTAAGAGGGTTCGTGCACGCCTATCTGGGGATGAACGACCGAAACCTGCCAGTGCCCGTGCCTGACCTGGTTTCGAGAGACGCGGTCGAGCGATACCCGACCAACTTCGCGAGTATGACCGACACCGCGCTCAGCGCGATCAGTGTGCGCGCTGAGCAACTGACCCGGGTGCTCTTGTCTCATTACTGCCCAGACCTGGGATGA
- a CDS encoding ThiF family adenylyltransferase codes for MTERAVTQLHELASVSDGAIEVVGSWETKAGLVVDVSLDTRGIETKGQGIKVRNRERFQFVIDDAYPYRPPWVWVSHARWAGTPHVQWKRHLCLYAAPSVEWNPAEGMRGLIERLMSWLRAAAEATLDPDGQPLHPPVTYSSADAGQIVVNPDVGELVPWGETVVPGPTRLVYAWCEHAGQRIDILEWLTLEEAYDRVLADDFEPRDAAGRPFYVAPLILVSDELSMEYPNRASALAESLEEFGVPRDELLRAITSAGRFNGAIAELASLEQTAPVAVLLGTPARRVSGTRRLAHITAWRIDDFGEEVTGLLRRVGRLDDDELKEQVRSLAHDWLGFADIKWMVVHENRAELTNRRDQGSAASWLHGKRVLMLGCGALGAPIAEHCVRTGVRALTVADNSTVKPGILLRQPYSDADIGFNKARQLARRLTTLRRDLTVEAFTSNVITLFTGEGQTSPDYDLVIDATADIGVRAAVEAARARQRDQWPPLITGLFGHDAVRALGILSRPGATGAGHDVLRRIAVDGRGAAAGSWRDIVDDFFPDPPRTEMFFPEPGCSAPTFTGSAIQTTALASALFWATISELASERRKDPMVAVAVRLPGAETGVGTSRFYWPNDHVTTDVSGRYEIRLSTRALAEMRAETRRGARARGQEVETGGMLLGSFDEATGNLYVDAAVGPSPDSALSAVYFDHGTAGTQELIEHHRARTANRVGFVGMWHTHPYGRAQPSPTDEAGMGWIVSPSGTGRRALMCILGGPPPRWNAWYEDGELPDVYLRVVDRLTETERRVDGRPQVIPDAAYYPGGYFQPPSESPHSLSWWQQALRRLR; via the coding sequence TTGACCGAGCGGGCTGTCACGCAGCTTCACGAACTCGCGAGCGTCAGCGACGGAGCCATCGAGGTCGTCGGGTCTTGGGAGACCAAGGCCGGCCTCGTCGTCGACGTATCTCTCGATACGCGAGGGATCGAGACCAAGGGGCAGGGCATCAAAGTTCGGAACCGCGAGAGGTTCCAATTCGTGATCGATGATGCCTATCCGTACCGTCCCCCATGGGTCTGGGTATCTCACGCGAGATGGGCCGGCACCCCGCACGTCCAATGGAAACGGCATCTTTGCCTCTACGCGGCCCCGTCGGTGGAGTGGAATCCCGCCGAGGGAATGCGAGGCCTGATTGAGCGACTGATGAGCTGGCTTCGCGCAGCTGCTGAGGCAACGCTTGACCCGGACGGCCAACCGCTGCACCCGCCAGTGACCTACAGCTCGGCCGACGCCGGGCAGATCGTGGTCAATCCGGATGTCGGCGAACTCGTGCCCTGGGGGGAAACGGTGGTGCCCGGGCCGACGAGGCTTGTGTACGCGTGGTGTGAACACGCCGGTCAGCGGATCGACATCCTCGAATGGCTGACACTCGAAGAGGCGTACGACCGCGTGCTGGCCGACGATTTCGAACCGCGCGACGCGGCAGGGCGACCGTTCTACGTGGCGCCCCTGATCTTGGTCAGCGACGAACTGTCGATGGAGTACCCGAACAGAGCTTCGGCGTTGGCGGAGAGTCTTGAGGAGTTTGGGGTCCCTCGCGATGAGTTGTTGCGGGCCATCACAAGCGCCGGCAGATTCAACGGCGCCATTGCCGAACTGGCATCACTGGAGCAGACGGCCCCGGTGGCAGTGTTGCTCGGCACACCGGCGCGACGAGTGTCGGGGACACGGCGCCTCGCGCACATCACCGCATGGCGGATCGACGACTTCGGCGAGGAGGTCACCGGTCTATTGAGGCGAGTCGGCCGACTGGACGACGACGAGCTCAAGGAGCAGGTTCGCTCTCTCGCGCATGACTGGTTGGGCTTTGCCGACATCAAGTGGATGGTCGTGCATGAGAACCGGGCAGAGCTCACGAACCGCCGCGACCAAGGCTCGGCAGCATCCTGGTTGCACGGCAAACGGGTCCTCATGCTCGGCTGTGGCGCGCTGGGCGCGCCGATCGCAGAACACTGTGTCCGGACGGGAGTGCGCGCACTGACCGTCGCTGACAACAGCACCGTCAAACCGGGTATCTTGCTGCGCCAGCCGTACTCGGATGCCGATATCGGGTTCAACAAGGCGCGACAGCTCGCGAGGCGCCTGACGACCCTGCGACGTGACCTCACCGTGGAGGCGTTCACCTCCAACGTCATCACTCTCTTCACCGGCGAGGGCCAGACGTCACCCGACTATGACCTCGTCATTGATGCGACCGCCGATATCGGCGTGCGCGCCGCGGTCGAAGCCGCTCGCGCGCGGCAGCGTGATCAATGGCCACCGCTGATCACGGGGCTGTTCGGGCACGATGCCGTCCGAGCGCTCGGTATCCTGTCCCGGCCGGGCGCCACTGGCGCCGGTCACGACGTTCTGCGACGCATCGCGGTCGACGGCCGCGGTGCTGCTGCCGGGTCGTGGCGCGACATTGTGGATGACTTCTTTCCTGACCCTCCGCGCACCGAAATGTTCTTTCCAGAACCAGGATGCTCGGCACCCACCTTCACCGGCTCGGCGATCCAAACCACAGCTCTTGCATCGGCGTTGTTCTGGGCGACCATCTCAGAACTCGCAAGCGAACGTCGCAAGGACCCGATGGTGGCGGTGGCCGTCCGGCTACCGGGCGCAGAGACCGGGGTCGGGACGAGTCGCTTCTATTGGCCTAATGATCACGTCACCACCGATGTCTCCGGGCGCTACGAGATTCGACTCTCGACACGTGCCCTGGCGGAGATGAGAGCCGAGACGCGCCGAGGCGCCAGAGCGCGCGGACAAGAGGTGGAAACCGGCGGAATGCTGCTCGGGTCCTTCGACGAAGCCACTGGCAACCTCTATGTCGACGCTGCCGTCGGTCCGTCACCAGACAGTGCCTTGTCCGCGGTGTACTTCGACCACGGCACCGCTGGTACGCAAGAGCTGATCGAGCACCATCGAGCGCGCACCGCAAACCGTGTCGGGTTCGTGGGCATGTGGCACACACACCCCTACGGTCGCGCGCAGCCGAGCCCGACCGACGAAGCAGGCATGGGCTGGATCGTCTCACCAAGCGGGACAGGCCGGCGGGCACTGATGTGCATCCTTGGTGGTCCGCCCCCCAGATGGAACGCGTGGTATGAGGACGGGGAGTTGCCGGACGTCTATCTCAGAGTCGTCGACCGCCTCACCGAGACTGAGCGCCGCGTTGACGGCCGGCCCCAGGTCATCCCCGACGCCGCCTACTATCCAGGCGGCTACTTCCAACCTCCGTCAGAATCGCCGCACTCCCTCTCTTGGTGGCAGCAAGCTCTGAGAAGGCTCCGATGA
- a CDS encoding SemiSWEET family sugar transporter, producing MVLSDVLGLAAAAWGVVMAIAPALQIHRMLRTRSADDVSLGYFALLIPGFLLWVLYGLSRHDWPLVIPNTVATAVALVTIAVAGRLKRNSARSAEARRSGRRP from the coding sequence ATGGTGCTCAGTGATGTTCTTGGTCTTGCGGCGGCGGCATGGGGAGTCGTGATGGCCATCGCCCCGGCCTTGCAGATTCACCGGATGCTGCGGACCCGATCCGCCGACGACGTATCACTCGGATACTTCGCCCTGCTCATCCCCGGCTTCCTGCTCTGGGTGCTCTACGGACTGTCCCGACACGACTGGCCCCTCGTCATCCCGAACACCGTCGCCACAGCCGTGGCGCTCGTGACCATCGCCGTCGCCGGGCGACTCAAGCGCAACAGCGCGCGAAGTGCTGAGGCCCGACGAAGCGGCAGGAGACCCTAG